One genomic segment of Manis javanica isolate MJ-LG chromosome 7, MJ_LKY, whole genome shotgun sequence includes these proteins:
- the SMNDC1 gene encoding survival of motor neuron-related-splicing factor 30 isoform X1, protein MSEDLAKQLASYKAQLQQVEAALSGNGENEDLLKLKKDLQEVIELTKDLLSTQPSETLASSDSFASTQPTHSWKVGDKCMAIWSEDGQCYEAEIEEIDEENGTAAITFAGYGNAEVTPLLNLKPVEEGRKAKEDSGNKPMSKKEMIAQQREYKKKKALKKAQRIKELEQEREDQKVKWQQFNNRAYSKNKKGQVKRSIFASPESVTGKVGVGTCGIADKPMTQYQDTSKYNVRHLMPQ, encoded by the exons ATGTCAGAAGACCTAGCAAAGCAGCTGGCAAGCTACAAAGCTCAACTCCAACAGGTTGAAGCTGCATTGTctggaaatggagaaaatgaagatttactaaaattaaagaaagattTGCAA gaaGTTATAGAACTAACCAAAGACCTTCTGTCAACTCAACCTTCTGAAACTCTTGCAAGTTCAGACAGCTTTGCTTCTACTCAGCCCACTCATTCATGGAAAGTAGGAGACAAGTGTATGGCAATCTGGAGTGAAGATGGACA GTGTTATGAAGCGGAGATTGAGGAGATAGATGAAGAAAACGGCACGGCGGCAATCACCTTTGCTGGCTATGGCAATGCCGAAGTGACCCCACTGTTGAACCTCAAGCCtgtagaggaaggaaggaaggcaaaggaGGACAGTGGTAACAAACCCATGTCAAA aaaagaaatgattgCCCAGCAGCgtgaatataaaaagaagaaagccttgaaaaaagcacaaagaataaaagaacttgagcaggagagagaggatcAGAAGGTGAAATGGCAACAGTTCAACAACAGGGCTTACTCTAAAAACAAGAAAGGCCAG GTTAAAAGGAGTATTTTTGCTTCACCTGAGAGTGTAACTGGCAAAGTTGGAGTAGGAACTTGTGGAATTGCTGATAAACCTATGACACAGTATCAAGATACCTCTAAATACAATGTCAGGCATTTGATGCCTCAATAA
- the SMNDC1 gene encoding survival of motor neuron-related-splicing factor 30 isoform X2 yields MEVIELTKDLLSTQPSETLASSDSFASTQPTHSWKVGDKCMAIWSEDGQCYEAEIEEIDEENGTAAITFAGYGNAEVTPLLNLKPVEEGRKAKEDSGNKPMSKKEMIAQQREYKKKKALKKAQRIKELEQEREDQKVKWQQFNNRAYSKNKKGQVKRSIFASPESVTGKVGVGTCGIADKPMTQYQDTSKYNVRHLMPQ; encoded by the exons ATG gaaGTTATAGAACTAACCAAAGACCTTCTGTCAACTCAACCTTCTGAAACTCTTGCAAGTTCAGACAGCTTTGCTTCTACTCAGCCCACTCATTCATGGAAAGTAGGAGACAAGTGTATGGCAATCTGGAGTGAAGATGGACA GTGTTATGAAGCGGAGATTGAGGAGATAGATGAAGAAAACGGCACGGCGGCAATCACCTTTGCTGGCTATGGCAATGCCGAAGTGACCCCACTGTTGAACCTCAAGCCtgtagaggaaggaaggaaggcaaaggaGGACAGTGGTAACAAACCCATGTCAAA aaaagaaatgattgCCCAGCAGCgtgaatataaaaagaagaaagccttgaaaaaagcacaaagaataaaagaacttgagcaggagagagaggatcAGAAGGTGAAATGGCAACAGTTCAACAACAGGGCTTACTCTAAAAACAAGAAAGGCCAG GTTAAAAGGAGTATTTTTGCTTCACCTGAGAGTGTAACTGGCAAAGTTGGAGTAGGAACTTGTGGAATTGCTGATAAACCTATGACACAGTATCAAGATACCTCTAAATACAATGTCAGGCATTTGATGCCTCAATAA